The following DNA comes from Labrus mixtus chromosome 8, fLabMix1.1, whole genome shotgun sequence.
GAAAGTGTATGATATGGATACTAACAGCTAATGCTTGGGTTTGACATTTGACACACAAGCTCATCAGAATAGCcaagttttgtatttatttcatggTTAAGTTGTTATTGCTTTgggtattttatttatattgcgTGCTTTGTACTTTATGTAATTTGTATTGTCTGATCTGGACCCTGAGTGTGTAATCAAGTTTTGATTATATTACATACATTTGATTCTCACAGTTGTAGGAATACGTGTGCTGTATGTAAACTCtaacaatcaaataaaaactttacatCACTTCATAAATATCTGTTTTTGGGGGTTTGTGGGTGTGGCAGCATTGAAACAGTGCGGCACATCCTCTTTCAGTGCAAAAATTGCACTCTCCAAAGAATGACGCTGCTCAGAGATCCATGATCAGCAAACTGCCTTCACTATGCAGACTTTGGAAACATCTTGATTTCTGGAATAAGATGACGACACAGTTTGGATATgtttaagaacatttaaaaacatgacgaAGACTTGAACAATGGACAGTAGAGGGCAGTAATACACCGGTGATAGTCTAGTCTGCctaaccaaagaagaagaagaagaagaagaagaagaaggggcgCGAGTAATACTCATAGGTAATACAGTTTCTTTCCGCTGGGCGGTGCTAAAGAGCTGAAACATTTCATAACAGGAGGAGGGACCTTTCATAAAAGTATGACCTCTCTCTTCACTCcttgtttcagttttatttttattgagatAAAGTGATAGCACATTATAAAATAGCCTACCACAAAAGATAGGCGCAGACAAATTATCTATATATTCTATATAATAGGCTACATAGggcatcaaaaaacaaaattaaattaattttttcACCATATGTCCAATATTTCCTCTGCTTTCCGTCTATGTAATTACATTTAGTGCTCCATTTGTACTTTGAACTGCTGTAtttggtaaaaataaaataaaataaaaaacccgGATGTTTCCTTTGAAGAGAGCCGAGCTGCAGATCAGCCCATAGTATCTGTCCTCTACATCACGAGATCACACAACACAGGCGGAAGAggattgttattgttgttcctTTACCTCCAGAACGAGGTGGGTTGCAGTAGTAGTTTGTACAATGAAAAAGTAACATAGAAACTATCTACCATAagagtttttaaatgtcattgttatgttatattcaGGCTCTGTATCGTTAGCTCAATTTAGATAGCAGCCTGCAGTGTTGAATGCGACTGTTACGTAGGCCAGGAAAATGTTGTAGTTTAATATTATAGAGAGACAGTGGTTTATTCTGTTATGCAGTAATGACATTAGTTACTATTGAAAGATAGCTACCGAGCAAATAGCTGCTGAACAATTTGTACTTGCGCTGTACACAGCCTGTTAGATAACAGGGGAGAGCAGTGGAGTGCAGATCTAATCAAACGCTGCCTGTCATTTAAAGATCACCTGAAGAGGTTCACTGTCTGATATAACTGTTTAAATATATACTGATGATCAAAATTGTTTCTATCACAGATGGCCTCAGCTCTGGCCAACAGAGCAATGGGAGCCATTGTGGGATCAGCTGTCGCCGATGCAGCAGGTAACTGGTGAAAGTTTTTCATGAGGGCTGTATGAAAGAATATCACAGATGACCTTTACTGTCATTAAACATTGTAAAGCAAAATCTTCTCTGCGTCTCCTATAACAAAAGTAACATTTACTCAATGCCCGATTGCATTTTATGGATTCATCAGTGTAACTCTCCGTGAGGTTTTTCTGACCACATAAACATCAATTCTAGTTTTCATATTGTATATGTTTGAGAGCCTCTACTATACTTAGGTAGCTGCTCGGCTTACTGAGCTATcactctcctcctgcagcgcaGCCCCTCCACTGGGTGTACGACCTGCAGAAGCTGCAGGGGATTCTGGCTCAGGATCCAAACCCTGAGTTCCGCTCTGAGTCGGCCAACCCTTTTTACAGGAGGCAGACGGGCCAGCAGAGCTGCTACGGAGACCAGGCCTTTGTCCTGCTGGAGTCCTTGTCCGAATGTGGAGGTAGGGTTCAAAAGTTATTTGTCTTGTTGACCAAATAGACTGTGTCATCATGTTGACTTAAAACTCCAACATCTGTgagtaagaagaaaaacaactcaCAATGACATGCTactcaaactatttttttaataactgtGCACTTCTCATCATGTCGATACTTTACTTATATGTAACACTTCCACATGGCTTCTCTTTTAGAGTAATAAGCTTCACACCGGTTCTGGACTTGTACCTTAATCATCCACACCACATTAACATTACCTCAACCTTTAACCCCAAAACAAGAACACATGTTAATAAATCCTTATTGATGAAAACTTGCAGTGATTGATAAGGGTCATTTTTataggttttcttttttcatctgtgGCTGCTAATTAAATCATCTTTACAACAGTTTTATGCTGGTTCTCTGTGTATCAGGTTGGGAACTTAAGATCATTTTTAAGATCTTCTTCCAGACTTTTCTCTCATATAGAGACATTATGATTTGTCACATCATATTGTACGGTCTTTGTTTGCCCTTGTGTTATTCCTTATTTGTGTAACATGTTTCACCAGGGCTGAATGTTGATGATCTGACGCAGCGCACCCTAAAATTCTTTGGGCCGGGGTCAGAGTATGACACTCCTGTCAATGATCCTTACAGAGAGAAAGGAGGTAGGAAACTATCTTTGAAAATGAATTTATATCTTTTTCTCTCAGTAAGATGGAAATActgatgtcatgtttgtgtttgtgcacatcAGGGCCTAGACCTCAGCTGCCCATCGAGGGACCATGGAGACAAGGGAGTTTGAAAGGCTTCCTGAAGAATGTGGACGCAGGCAAAGAGGAGACGGGTAAAAATTCTGACATTTATTCAAAAATAGTGGATGCTTGTGTAAGATCAAGAGCtctaagatgtgtgtgtgtgtctctctcacagGCTGTGAGAACGACTGTCAGATTGATGGAATAGCCAAACTGGCTCCTGTAGTGGCTTTTTATGCAGGGAAGCCTGAGATGCTGGAAAAGGTGGAGCAGGCAGTCCGAGTCACCCAGAACAACGATGAATGTGTGGCAGAGACTCTTGCAGCTGCAAGGTCTGCATGATTTATTGTGTAAATCAACTGTACCTGTACTAGTTTCACTTTCTTCTAGTTTTATTGACAATCAAATTGCCCAACCCTCGCAGGTTTATTAGACACCAGAAATTCAGTTTCAGTGGTGCAACAATTCCTAACTCTACAAAGTTGCATGCTCCTTTTACAGCTCAGTCTTAAATAGTGTAAGAGGCACAAAAAGTGCTGATTCCTAATAATTAATACTAACACTCACAATACACTAATGATGCTAGATTGTCTTGTAAAGGACACTGATCTAAATGATCATTATTATGGAATGCATGGTAATCATAAATATGACTTCCTTTTTAGTTGTGTGTTTAATTCCTAATGGCCTTTGTTAGTAGCTAATGCACAGTATCAACATTTCAGATGTGAAGGAGCAGAAATATTGATctatttctttttcctttttttaaaaaagtagagaCAAATGGaatagaatataaaatgtatactGGTTTGTTTCCCAGGATCCTGGAGCAGTACATCCTGAATGGTCCTGATCCAAAAGCCTTGGACTCTGTGCTCGACCAGCTCAGTGACTCGAAGAGAAAGCAGCCGCAGGACCTGGACAAAGCAGTCATTGGTATGTGAAGCATGCAGCATTGTTTTAACCAAAGTCATGGGACTAGGTCATGTGATTTAATTAGTTTGAGGTAGAtactgtgtaaaatgtaaaattctgACTTTGTATCTAAATCATCTCTCtagaaataaagttaaagttgtgttttgtaTAATTGTAGAGTCTAAACATATTTTATGTTCATTGTATGCAAGTGCCTGTGAGTTTaccttcttttctcctttgttACAGCTCACCTTCATCAGGTGAAGGAAAATCTATCCAAGACTCCTcaggagctgatcccagctgtgtTTCCAAACACATGAGGTAACTTCAAAAGTTCATTCTAACCTATTATCAGAACATTAAATAAGCAATGATCAGTATTTTAGTATTATCTGTGACACACAGAGATGTCGTTTGCTAGAAGAATACTGAGACAAGCAGCAGGGAGGACTCAGTGGGACTAAAATGTGACGCTGATGTTCCTTTAGGTTTGCCAGGTGCTTTCCAAGCAGCGCTGCATGGAGTCCTGACGGCCGAGCGCTATGAGCAGGCAGTCAGAGACACCATGAGCCGCGGGGGATGCACCTGTAGCAGAGGGTCCTTCATTGGAGCTTGTCTTGGGGCTCAGGTATGAACGGGCTAATctatattcattatttttgtaaGAATTTAATTAACGtgtctcattttttaaaataaaattgtgCTTTTAGttaaattgtgctttttttccacAGGTGGGTCTTC
Coding sequences within:
- the LOC132978751 gene encoding crystallin J1A-like, whose translation is MASALANRAMGAIVGSAVADAAAQPLHWVYDLQKLQGILAQDPNPEFRSESANPFYRRQTGQQSCYGDQAFVLLESLSECGGLNVDDLTQRTLKFFGPGSEYDTPVNDPYREKGGPRPQLPIEGPWRQGSLKGFLKNVDAGKEETGCENDCQIDGIAKLAPVVAFYAGKPEMLEKVEQAVRVTQNNDECVAETLAAARILEQYILNGPDPKALDSVLDQLSDSKRKQPQDLDKAVIAHLHQVKENLSKTPQELIPAVFPNTUGLPGAFQAALHGVLTAERYEQAVRDTMSRGGCTCSRGSFIGACLGAQVGLQGIPTSWTSKTLRYNLVLQHAEKITKQHQ